Proteins from a genomic interval of Methanoplanus endosymbiosus:
- a CDS encoding S9 family peptidase, whose product MPKPPTEEQIKREEEKNDRTVAGENPPMISLWTIPAEHGAEPVKIAGGDCSVMDFSWAPDGSSIAFSHQKTAEFKDFGTQDISVVRLSDGSIRPLTTAIASKTNPVFSPDGKYVAFTACTVGKSIFFNNSAYITELNGENTIRLAPTYDNNPILFGWSADQSFLWFMECQDEQVIIGMLPVDGSEPEYFGPPDGVLWSSQLDHNAQMIGFSWENATSPDEGYITTADSFSPVQVTEVNDDIRSLPVAETEIISWESSDGLNIEGVLTYPFNYINGQKCPLIVFVHGGPAGTSYDNYYTNELPIPVASSEGYAVLRSNIRGSSGRGIDFREANVEDWGGMDYEDMMSGVDYLVEEGIADPNRLGIMGHSYGGYMTDWTVTQTDRFKAAVSYAGLSDLISFTLTTDAEQLIPDYLNTNVWGDYECIKSHSAIGSVKNVTTPVLFIHGEADTRIPPSQAQEMYTALALQGVPTRMVTYPREGHVISEPKHRMDYWQESLDWFDKYL is encoded by the coding sequence ATGCCAAAACCTCCAACAGAAGAGCAGATAAAACGGGAAGAGGAGAAAAACGACCGTACTGTTGCGGGCGAAAACCCGCCGATGATATCCCTGTGGACCATTCCGGCAGAGCACGGAGCAGAACCGGTGAAGATTGCCGGCGGTGACTGTAGTGTCATGGATTTCAGCTGGGCACCGGACGGGAGTTCGATCGCATTTTCACACCAGAAGACCGCAGAGTTTAAAGATTTTGGTACCCAGGACATCTCAGTTGTCAGGCTTTCAGACGGAAGTATCAGACCACTCACCACCGCCATAGCATCAAAAACAAATCCCGTCTTTTCTCCGGATGGGAAGTATGTTGCATTTACTGCATGCACTGTCGGAAAATCGATTTTTTTCAACAATTCTGCCTATATTACTGAGTTAAACGGAGAAAATACTATCCGGCTTGCACCGACATATGACAACAATCCTATTCTATTCGGATGGTCAGCTGATCAGTCATTTCTGTGGTTCATGGAATGCCAGGATGAGCAAGTCATAATCGGCATGCTGCCTGTCGACGGGAGCGAACCGGAATATTTCGGGCCTCCTGATGGAGTTCTTTGGTCTTCTCAATTGGATCACAACGCACAAATGATTGGGTTCTCGTGGGAGAATGCAACATCTCCTGATGAGGGGTACATCACAACTGCTGATTCATTCTCCCCCGTGCAGGTGACAGAGGTCAATGATGACATCCGCAGTCTCCCGGTTGCAGAAACAGAGATTATCAGCTGGGAATCCTCCGATGGTCTGAATATAGAAGGAGTTCTGACCTACCCCTTTAATTACATAAATGGGCAGAAATGTCCACTTATCGTATTCGTTCACGGTGGTCCGGCAGGAACTTCCTACGATAATTACTACACCAATGAACTTCCGATCCCGGTTGCTTCTTCAGAGGGGTATGCTGTGCTCCGGTCAAACATCCGTGGATCATCCGGGCGTGGTATTGATTTCCGGGAGGCAAATGTCGAAGACTGGGGCGGAATGGATTACGAAGATATGATGAGCGGTGTGGACTACCTTGTTGAAGAAGGAATTGCTGATCCCAACAGACTGGGAATTATGGGGCATAGTTATGGAGGCTATATGACCGACTGGACGGTAACACAGACGGACCGGTTCAAAGCAGCTGTATCATACGCCGGATTGTCCGATCTCATCAGTTTTACACTTACAACCGATGCGGAACAACTCATTCCTGACTATCTGAATACAAATGTCTGGGGAGATTATGAGTGCATAAAATCCCATTCAGCAATCGGTTCAGTAAAGAATGTCACAACACCGGTTCTGTTTATCCATGGGGAAGCGGATACCAGAATTCCTCCCTCACAGGCACAGGAGATGTATACAGCACTCGCTCTGCAGGGTGTCCCGACCCGGATGGTCACGTATCCGAGAGAAGGGCATGTTATCTCCGAACCGAAACATCGCATGGATTACTGGCAGGAAAGCCTCGACTGGTTTGACAAATATCTGTAG
- a CDS encoding TolB family protein, whose translation MGLNCKHPVKFSIPVLVLVLLCSMLAQSVCASQTGSGEEWTVEDMMEIAMVTDVCPSSDGTKVIYTVIKPLINDTKSEMHSQAYEKRLDGSKPRLLLAGEVSTSSPRWSPDETKIAFLSDSSGTNNIWVVPSGGGEATQVTNTETPVISFA comes from the coding sequence ATGGGATTGAATTGTAAACATCCGGTAAAATTTAGTATTCCTGTTCTGGTTCTCGTTCTTCTGTGTAGTATGCTCGCTCAGTCTGTCTGTGCATCACAGACCGGCTCCGGGGAAGAATGGACGGTTGAAGATATGATGGAGATCGCAATGGTTACCGACGTCTGCCCCTCATCTGACGGAACAAAGGTAATCTATACCGTAATAAAACCCCTGATAAACGATACAAAAAGTGAGATGCACTCACAGGCCTACGAAAAACGCCTTGATGGAAGTAAACCCCGGCTCCTTCTGGCAGGAGAAGTTTCCACATCATCACCCCGGTGGTCTCCGGATGAGACTAAAATTGCATTTCTCTCAGATTCCTCCGGGACAAACAATATCTGGGTAGTTCCTTCCGGAGGAGGAGAAGCCACACAGGTCACCAATACAGAAACCCCCGTAATCAGTTTCGCCTAG
- a CDS encoding S9 family peptidase has product MSVPVLVLVLLCCMVIHPVFASQTGAEEEWTIEDMMEIATVNDVCPSSDGTKVIYTVIKPLINDTKSEMHSQAYEKRLDGSKPRLLLAGEVSTSSPRWSPDETKIAFLSDSSGTNNIWVVPSGGGEATQVTNTETPVISFAWSPQGDTIAFTMPKPPTEEQIKREEEKNDRTVAGENPPMITLWTIPAEPGAEPVKVAGGDCSVTDFSWAPDGSSIAFSHQKTAEISDLDTMDISVVRLSDGSISPLTTAIGPKGNPLFSPDGTSVACIAGPVGSTTFSNYSVYIAEVDGDNAVRLAPTYDNFPTLFGWSADQSFLWFTENRGEQKKIGMLPVDGSEPEYFGPPDGNVLSSILDTNAHMIGFSWENATSPDEGYITPADSFSPIKVTEINDCVRSLPVAETEIISWESSDGLRIEGVLTYPLHYENGQKYPLIVNIHGGPVDTFYETYYSDVFPLPILSSEGYAVLRPNIRGSSGRGIDFRMANVEDWGGMDFNDVMNGVDYLIDEGIADPDRLGIMGHSYGGYMTDWTVTQTDRFKAAVSYAGLSDLISFTLTTDAEQLIPDYLNTNVWGDYECIKSHSAIGSVKNVTTPVLFIHGEADTRIPPSQAQEMYTALALQGVPTRMVTYPREGHVISEPKHRMDYWQESLDWFDKYLK; this is encoded by the coding sequence TTGAGTGTTCCTGTTCTGGTTCTCGTTCTTCTGTGTTGTATGGTCATTCACCCGGTTTTCGCATCGCAGACCGGCGCTGAGGAAGAATGGACGATTGAGGATATGATGGAGATCGCAACGGTAAATGATGTCTGCCCCTCATCTGACGGAACAAAGGTAATCTATACCGTAATAAAACCCCTGATAAACGATACAAAAAGTGAGATGCACTCACAGGCCTACGAAAAACGCCTTGATGGAAGTAAACCCCGGCTCCTTCTGGCAGGAGAAGTTTCCACATCATCACCCCGGTGGTCTCCGGATGAGACTAAAATTGCATTTCTCTCAGATTCCTCCGGGACAAACAATATCTGGGTAGTTCCTTCCGGAGGAGGAGAAGCCACACAGGTCACCAATACAGAAACCCCCGTAATCAGTTTCGCCTGGTCTCCACAGGGAGATACCATCGCATTTACGATGCCAAAACCTCCAACAGAAGAGCAGATAAAACGGGAAGAGGAGAAAAACGACCGTACTGTTGCGGGCGAAAACCCGCCGATGATAACCCTGTGGACCATTCCGGCAGAGCCCGGAGCAGAACCGGTGAAGGTTGCCGGCGGTGACTGCAGTGTCACGGATTTCAGCTGGGCCCCGGACGGGAGTTCGATTGCGTTTTCACACCAGAAGACCGCAGAGATTAGTGATTTGGACACTATGGACATCTCAGTTGTCAGACTGTCAGACGGGAGTATCAGCCCACTCACCACCGCTATAGGACCAAAAGGAAATCCTCTCTTTTCTCCGGATGGAACGTCTGTTGCATGTATTGCCGGCCCCGTTGGATCAACGACTTTTTCTAACTACTCGGTCTATATTGCAGAGGTTGATGGAGACAATGCCGTCAGACTTGCACCGACATATGATAATTTTCCTACGCTCTTCGGCTGGTCAGCCGACCAGTCTTTTCTGTGGTTCACCGAGAATCGCGGCGAGCAGAAGAAAATTGGCATGCTGCCCGTCGACGGGAGCGAACCGGAATATTTTGGTCCACCTGATGGGAATGTCTTGTCTTCTATACTGGATACCAATGCACACATGATTGGATTCTCGTGGGAGAATGCAACATCTCCGGATGAGGGGTACATCACACCTGCTGATTCATTCTCCCCAATTAAGGTGACAGAGATCAATGATTGTGTCCGCAGTCTCCCGGTTGCAGAAACTGAGATTATCAGCTGGGAATCCTCTGATGGTCTGAGGATTGAAGGTGTTCTGACATACCCTCTTCATTACGAAAATGGGCAGAAATATCCGCTTATTGTAAATATTCATGGTGGTCCGGTGGACACTTTCTATGAGACCTACTATTCCGATGTATTTCCACTCCCGATCCTTTCCTCAGAGGGGTATGCTGTTCTCCGGCCAAACATCCGTGGATCATCCGGGCGTGGTATTGATTTCCGCATGGCAAATGTCGAAGACTGGGGTGGAATGGACTTCAATGATGTCATGAACGGTGTGGATTATCTTATCGACGAGGGAATTGCTGATCCGGACAGACTGGGAATTATGGGGCACAGTTATGGAGGCTATATGACCGACTGGACGGTAACACAGACGGACCGGTTCAAAGCAGCTGTATCATACGCCGGATTGTCCGATCTCATCAGTTTTACACTTACAACCGATGCGGAACAACTCATTCCTGACTATCTGAATACAAATGTCTGGGGAGATTATGAGTGCATAAAATCCCATTCAGCAATCGGTTCAGTAAAGAATGTCACAACACCGGTTCTGTTTATCCATGGGGAAGCGGATACCAGAATTCCTCCCTCACAGGCACAGGAGATGTATACAGCACTCGCTCTGCAGGGTGTCCCGACCCGGATGGTCACGTATCCGAGAGAAGGGCATGTTATCTCCGAACCGAAACATCGCATGGATTACTGGCAGGAAAGCCTCGACTGGTTTGACAAATATCTGAAATGA
- a CDS encoding transglutaminase-like domain-containing protein gives MKFLGLIPALMITLLLAIACAGCMESSDGQMKETPAPASSADDIFLQAETAMAGGNYRTAASLYEDAFALYQEKGDSDHALPARNGMFRAMRATEGFPYNRTTAEAVMRETTPTLTVDETDTWLDERAQTITSDGETLYFEDVAQNYFYADSEKLSLSDNRYDFRYATRYAIPADGTSAGNSTTPYVNPVRYTGTEALDLPADVLPETGVISIWYPLPLETASQRDVVVTNISHKEYIITGPVTEGEIAYVYYEIPANEIGENLTITIDIAFTSYERKFEVDPAKIGTYDTTDPEYILYTSSGRNIAVTDEIRDLAMAIVGNETNPYLQAQALCLYVIDTYPYNHVPHISLDTVVPKVPESSYMLKTGHGDCGTQGMLFSALCRSLGIPARSTGGYTMTSGAIPSCHFWAEYYIEDYGWIPCDITFAKSVDKFDIGEDDRETFRTYYTNGLDPTRIIIQKDVDAPMDPSIPADAVVFRAALQSPAIICDTAEDDLDLIAEDHFSITLNEEY, from the coding sequence ATGAAGTTTCTTGGACTGATTCCTGCCCTTATGATTACCCTGTTGCTTGCGATTGCCTGTGCCGGGTGTATGGAGTCATCCGATGGCCAGATGAAAGAAACCCCTGCACCCGCTTCTTCAGCAGACGACATCTTTTTGCAGGCGGAGACAGCGATGGCAGGAGGCAACTACCGCACCGCTGCTTCCCTCTATGAAGATGCATTCGCTCTCTATCAGGAGAAAGGCGACAGTGATCATGCCCTTCCCGCACGAAACGGCATGTTTCGTGCTATGAGGGCGACTGAAGGGTTTCCATACAACCGGACCACTGCAGAAGCGGTGATGCGTGAGACGACCCCCACACTTACCGTGGATGAAACAGACACCTGGCTTGATGAACGTGCACAGACGATCACCTCAGACGGGGAGACCCTCTACTTCGAGGATGTGGCACAGAATTACTTCTATGCGGACAGTGAGAAGCTGTCATTGTCAGATAATAGGTATGATTTCAGATATGCTACCCGCTACGCAATTCCTGCGGATGGGACTTCTGCCGGTAACAGCACCACTCCGTATGTAAACCCCGTCCGGTACACCGGCACTGAAGCGCTTGACCTCCCGGCAGATGTCCTGCCAGAAACTGGAGTTATATCCATCTGGTATCCCCTCCCACTGGAGACTGCATCGCAGCGGGACGTTGTTGTGACAAATATTTCCCATAAAGAGTATATCATCACCGGGCCGGTGACAGAAGGAGAAATTGCATATGTCTACTATGAGATCCCTGCCAATGAAATCGGGGAGAACCTCACCATCACTATAGATATTGCATTTACCTCATACGAACGGAAATTTGAAGTTGACCCGGCAAAAATCGGGACATATGATACAACTGACCCTGAATATATCCTCTATACTTCCTCCGGACGGAATATTGCAGTAACAGATGAAATTCGTGACCTCGCCATGGCGATCGTTGGCAATGAAACGAATCCATATCTTCAGGCGCAGGCACTATGCCTGTACGTCATCGACACCTATCCTTACAATCATGTCCCCCATATTTCCCTCGACACAGTCGTTCCCAAAGTGCCGGAGTCATCCTACATGCTTAAAACCGGCCATGGAGACTGTGGGACACAGGGTATGCTCTTCTCTGCACTCTGCCGGTCCCTTGGCATTCCCGCACGTTCAACAGGTGGGTACACAATGACTTCAGGTGCGATTCCCAGTTGTCACTTCTGGGCTGAATATTATATTGAAGACTACGGCTGGATCCCCTGTGACATAACGTTTGCAAAGAGCGTTGATAAATTTGACATTGGAGAAGATGACCGTGAAACCTTTAGGACATATTACACAAATGGTCTCGATCCAACAAGAATTATAATCCAGAAAGATGTTGATGCACCGATGGACCCCTCCATCCCCGCAGATGCTGTCGTATTCAGGGCTGCCCTGCAGTCTCCGGCAATCATATGTGATACTGCAGAAGATGATCTTGATCTCATCGCAGAGGACCACTTCAGTATAACGCTGAATGAAGAGTATTAG
- a CDS encoding serine hydrolase domain-containing protein, producing the protein MFVLCTPAFAADGAAGDNAENTSLTPVLPDVSNPDDVAAFFDIEAPAGMAKYNIPGATVSVVSDGDLVYAKGYGYADIETETPVDPEKTLFHIGSLTKLFTWTAIMQQVEKGTIDLDEDVNTYLKDFSIPETYPGQPVTMRHLMTHSAGFEDTDVHMEVEEREDLYSYRTYCEENIPTLVHPPGTVTSYSNYGATLAGVILEDVTDVPYAEYVQENILTPLGMKDTIVSYPKAPEKDTDTASGYQYTGGKNMVVPDIVVVVDPAGTISAPATDMAKFIGMHMKEGTLNGAEILGEDTARLMHAPAFANDPRVGSMCLGFLGCHIGDERIITHSGDTLTFHSLLVIIPERQAGFFVSYNCAGGSSARNDLLMAFVDHFYPGQETAEPAGAGFSSSSAEKFAGTYQSTRQNYRTFEFFKTPPQQMQVKAEGDGIIQISGGGMQLTAYTETEPGVFVQADGTDTIAGDIVFHENEKGAVDLLCYENDPCGAFERVPWYATEPFTDGVKNAGILILLTVLFWPLQVVCRRVYTTKDTDDESKEPENSKQENLANLPCYARLITGAAALIFLSFVLIILPAVMGDTALLEAYQYNRTTPFALTAALMVPVIASVLSVISALFLVPVWKNSWWTRCHRVHYTIVIAGLFMMIWWANFWNLFFFRL; encoded by the coding sequence ATGTTTGTCCTCTGCACACCGGCATTTGCCGCAGATGGTGCTGCGGGTGACAACGCTGAAAATACTTCTCTTACTCCCGTTCTGCCGGATGTCTCCAACCCGGATGACGTCGCAGCATTCTTCGACATCGAAGCTCCGGCAGGGATGGCCAAATATAATATCCCCGGTGCAACGGTCTCGGTTGTCTCAGACGGTGACCTTGTCTATGCCAAAGGTTATGGATATGCTGATATTGAGACAGAAACTCCGGTTGACCCGGAAAAGACCCTCTTTCACATCGGTTCCCTCACGAAACTCTTTACCTGGACCGCTATTATGCAGCAGGTGGAAAAGGGTACAATCGACCTCGATGAGGATGTCAACACCTATCTGAAAGACTTCTCCATCCCGGAGACATACCCCGGACAGCCGGTGACGATGCGTCACCTGATGACGCATTCTGCCGGGTTTGAGGATACTGATGTCCACATGGAGGTTGAAGAACGCGAAGATCTCTACTCATACCGGACATACTGTGAAGAGAACATCCCAACCCTCGTCCATCCGCCGGGGACCGTTACCTCCTACTCAAACTACGGTGCCACACTTGCGGGAGTGATTCTTGAGGACGTGACTGATGTTCCGTACGCGGAATATGTGCAGGAGAATATTCTCACCCCGCTCGGGATGAAAGATACCATCGTCTCCTATCCCAAAGCACCGGAGAAAGACACGGACACGGCATCCGGCTACCAGTATACCGGGGGGAAAAATATGGTAGTCCCTGACATAGTTGTTGTGGTTGATCCTGCGGGTACCATCAGCGCACCGGCGACTGATATGGCGAAATTCATTGGAATGCACATGAAAGAGGGCACCCTCAACGGAGCAGAAATCCTCGGAGAGGATACTGCACGCCTGATGCATGCACCGGCGTTTGCAAACGACCCCCGGGTGGGTAGTATGTGTCTTGGGTTCCTTGGGTGCCACATCGGGGACGAGCGGATTATCACCCACAGCGGCGATACGCTTACTTTCCACAGTCTCCTGGTCATAATCCCGGAGAGACAGGCAGGATTCTTCGTCTCATACAACTGCGCAGGGGGCAGCAGTGCGAGAAACGACCTTCTGATGGCGTTTGTGGACCACTTTTATCCCGGACAGGAGACCGCAGAACCAGCAGGTGCAGGTTTTTCTTCGTCATCTGCTGAAAAATTTGCCGGCACCTACCAGTCGACCCGGCAAAACTACCGGACGTTTGAGTTCTTTAAGACTCCCCCGCAGCAGATGCAGGTCAAAGCAGAAGGGGATGGAATTATCCAGATTAGTGGAGGCGGAATGCAGCTCACTGCATATACAGAAACCGAACCGGGCGTTTTTGTACAGGCTGACGGGACAGATACCATTGCAGGTGATATAGTCTTTCATGAAAATGAGAAGGGGGCGGTAGACCTCCTCTGTTATGAGAATGACCCGTGTGGAGCCTTCGAACGGGTGCCCTGGTATGCGACAGAACCGTTCACGGATGGTGTGAAAAATGCAGGTATTCTCATTCTCCTGACGGTGCTTTTCTGGCCCCTGCAGGTTGTATGCAGACGGGTTTACACCACAAAAGATACAGACGATGAGAGCAAAGAACCGGAGAACTCCAAACAGGAAAATCTGGCAAATCTACCCTGCTATGCCAGACTGATCACCGGTGCTGCGGCCCTTATCTTCCTGTCTTTCGTCCTTATCATCCTCCCGGCGGTCATGGGAGATACAGCTCTTCTTGAGGCATACCAATACAACCGGACAACACCTTTTGCACTCACAGCAGCACTTATGGTCCCGGTTATTGCATCAGTCCTCTCGGTCATAAGTGCACTCTTTCTGGTACCGGTCTGGAAGAATTCCTGGTGGACACGGTGTCATCGGGTGCATTACACCATTGTGATTGCCGGACTTTTCATGATGATATGGTGGGCGAACTTCTGGAACCTGTTCTTCTTCCGGCTGTGA